A window of the Citrus sinensis cultivar Valencia sweet orange chromosome 9, DVS_A1.0, whole genome shotgun sequence genome harbors these coding sequences:
- the LOC127899815 gene encoding secreted RxLR effector protein 161-like, whose translation MLSYSFDMKDLGEAHYVLGIEIFCDRSRGILGLSQKTYIDCIFKRINLQSCAPRKAPISKGDKISKSQCPDNDVDKARMQTISYASIVDSLMYAQVCTRPNIVFPVGVLGRYLSNLGYEHWKAAKKVLRYLQATKDFVLTYQQSNYLNIVGYSDADFARFLEDKKSTSGYIFIMTGGAILWKSAKQTLIASSTMEAEYVVCFEATRQAL comes from the coding sequence ATGTTGTCATACAGCTTTGATATGAAGGATCTTGGTGAAGCTCATTATGTATTAGGGATAGAGATTTTTTGTGACAGATCTAGAGGAATTCTAGGATTGTCTCAAAAGACTTACAttgattgtatttttaaaaggaTCAATTTGCAGTCTTGTGCTCCTAGGAAAGCTCCAATTTCAAAAGGTgacaaaatttccaagtctCAATGTCCCGATAATGATGTAGACAAAGCTAGAATGCAAACAATCTCATATGCATCAATTGTGGATAGCTTGATGTATGCTCAAGTCTGTACTCGCCCTAATATTGTTTTTCCAGTGGGAGTACTTGGAAGATACCTGAGCAATCTTGGATATGAACACTGGAAGGCTGCAAAGAAAGTACTCAGATATTTGCAAGCCACTAAAGATTTTGTATTGACATATCAGCAATCTAACTATTTGAATATAGTTGGATATTCTGATGCTGATTTCGCAAGGTTCTTAGAAGACAAGAAATCCACATCTGGTTACATCTTTATAATGACAGGAGGAGCTATATTATGGAAAAGTGCCAAGCAGACACTCATAGCTTCTTCAACAATGGAAGCAGAATATGTAGTATGTTTTGAGGCTACACGCCAAGCTTTATGA